Proteins co-encoded in one Amia ocellicauda isolate fAmiCal2 chromosome 11, fAmiCal2.hap1, whole genome shotgun sequence genomic window:
- the pum1 gene encoding pumilio homolog 1 isoform X7 — protein MSVACVLKRKAVLWQDSFSPHLKQHPLETSQPSMPVVLTTGSGAPPAGQTPQPAPPSQPLPAGAHSGQVPGSAGGTGRSQDDAMVDYFFQRQHGEQPGGGGYNNGKHRWPTGDNIHSDNQVRSMDELNHDFQALALEGRAMGEQLLPGKKFWESDDSSKDGPKGIFLDQWRDSAWGASDHSVSQPIMVQRRPGQGFHGSSEVGSVLSPRSESGGLGVSMVEYVLSSSPGEKLDSCLRKAAFGPGDPEVDDNEKREKKPKATFDTDKLGDLKEVEGDVMDKPNGLPVQNGIDVDVKDFSRTPGNCPPPGAEVDLLGPSQNGSEALAQLSNSNGAKPVEDFPSVESQNVPLDHMESVGMEPLQFDYSGNQVPMDSTAATVGLFDYNSQQQLFQRPNALAVQQLTAAQQQQYALAAAQQPHIGLAPAAFVPNPYIISAAPPGTDPYAAGLAAAATLGPAVVPHQYYGVTPWGVYPANLFQQQAAAAAAASNSANQQAANQNQQGQQQVLRAGGSQRPLTPNQSQQGQQTDQLVAAAAVNSALAFGQGLAAGVPGYPVLAPAAYYDQTGALVVNAGARSGPVRLVAPAPVIISPTAAQAAVAAAAASANGANGGLAGGASGPFRALGNQQPQPQQQPGNNLASSSFYGNNSLNTSSQSSSLFSQGSGQPGSNSLGFGGSSSLGATLGSTLGGFGTAVANSNTGSGSRRDSLTGSSDLYKRTPSSLTPIGHGFYNGLSFSSSPGPVGMPLPNQGPSHSLTPPPSLSTHGSSSSLNLGGLTNGSGRYISAAPGAEAKYRSASSGSSLFSPSSQLFPSSRLRYGMSDVMPSGRSRLLEDFRNNRYPNLQLREIAGHIMEFSQDQHGSRFIQLKLERATPAERQLVFSEILQAAYQLMVDVFGNYVIQKFFEFGSLDQKLALAERIRGHVLSLALQMYGCRVIQKALEFIPSDQQVISEMVRELDGHVLKCVKDQNGNHVVQKCIECVQPHSLQFIIDAFKGQVFALSTHPYGCRVIQRILEHCLPEQTLPILEELHQHTEQLVQDQYGNYVIQHVLEHGRAEDKSKIVAEIRGNVLGLSQHKFASNVVEKCVTHASRAERAMLIDEVCSMNDGPHSALYTMMKDQYANYVVQKMIDVAEPTQRKIVMHKIRPHIATLRKYTYGKHILAKLEKYYMKNGVDLSPICGPPNGIM, from the exons ATGAGCGTTGCGTGTGTGTTGAAGAGAAAAGCAGTGCTCTGGCAGGACTCCTTCAGCCCCCACCTTAAACAGCACCCACTCGAGACAAGCCAGCCCAGCATGCCTGTGGTGTTGACTACGGGATCGGGAGCTCCCCCAGCAGGGCAAACCCCCCAGCCTGCTCCTCCCAGCCAGCCCCTCCCTGCAGGAGCACACTCGGGGCAGGTGCCTGGATCGGCAGGGGGGACGGGGCGCTCCCAGGATGACGCTATGGTGGACTACTTCTTCCAGAGGCAGCATGGGGAGCAGCCCGGCGGAGGGGGGTACAACAACGGCAAACACCGCTGGCCCACTGGCGATAATATTCACTCCGACAATCAG GTGCGGTCAATGGATGAACTGAACCATGATTTCCAGGCCCTGGCATTGGAGGGAAGAGCTATGGGAGAG CAGCTCCTGCCTGGGAAGAAGTTCTGGGAGTCGGATGATTCAAGTAAAGATGGACCAAAAGGGATATTTCTTGACCAGTGGAGGGACAGTGCATGGGGGGCCTCAG ATCATTCAGTCTCCCAGCCAATCATGGTGCAGCGGCGGCCTGGCCAGGGTTTCCACGGCAGCAGCGAGGTGGGCTCAGTGCTGTCGCCGCGGTCGGAGAGCGGGGGTCTTGGGGTCAGCATGGTGGAGTACGTCCTGAGCTCGTCTCCAGGAGAGAAGCTGGACTCCTGCCTCAGGAAGGCAGCTTTT GGCCCTGGAGACCCAGAAGTGGATGAcaatgaaaagagagagaaaaagcccAAGGCTACTTTTGACACTGACAAGCTAGGTGACTTAAAGGAAGTGGAAGGTGATGTGATGGACAAGCCCAACGGCCTGCCAGTGCAGAATGGGATTGATGTGGACGTCAAGGATTTTAG CCGCACACCCGGGAACTGCCCCCCCCCTGGGGCCGAGGTGGACCTCCTGGGCCCGAGCCAGAACGGCTCTGAAGCTCTGGCCCAGCTCTCGAACAGCAACGGGGCGAAGCCGGTGGAGGACTTCCCGAGTGTGGAGTCTCAGAACGTGCCGCTGGACCACATGGAGTCGGTGGGCATGGAGCCTCTGCAGTTTGACTACTCCGGCAACCAGGTGCCCATGGACTCCACTGCGGCCACTGTGGGACTCTTTGACTACAACTCCCAGCAGCAG CTGTTTCAGAGGCCCAACGCCCTGGCTGTCCAGCAGCTGACGGCcgcccagcagcagcagtatgCTTTAGCCGCTGCGCAGCAGCCCCACATAG GTCTTGCTCCCGCTGCCTTTGTCCCAAATCCATACATCATCAGCGCGGCTCCTCCGGGAACAGACCCCTATGCAGCCGGACTTGCCGCTGCAGCCACTCTGG GCCCTGCAGTGGTTCCCCATCAATACTATGGAGTTACCCCCTGGGGAGTGTATCCAGCCAACCTCTTCCAACAGCAGGCTGCAGCGGCTGCTGCAGCAAGCAACTCGGCCAATCAGCAAGCAGCAAACCAGAACCAGCAAGGCCAGCAGCAG gTTCTTCGTGCAGGTGGCAGCCAGCGCCCTTTGACCCCTAACCAGAGCCAGCAAGGGCAGCAAACAGACCAGCTAGTGGCTGCAGCAGCTGTCAACTCTGCCTTAGCCTTCGGACAGGGGCTGGCGGCTGGAGTGCCAG GCTATCCGGTTCTGGCTCCAGCTGCTTATTATGACCAAACAGGAGCCCTGGTAGTGAATGCGGGTGCCAGGAGTGGGCCAGTGCGGCTTGTGGCCCCTGCTCCTGTGATCATCAGCCCCACAGCTGCACAAGCAG CTGTagcggcagcagcagcctcTGCCAACGGAGCGAATGGCGGGCTAGCGGGCGGGGCCAGCGGTCCTTTCCGTGCCCTGGGAAACCAGCAGCCCCAGCCGCAGCAACAGCCCGGGAACAACCTGGCGTCCAGCTCCTTCTATGGGAACAACTCGCTCAACACTAGCTCCCAGAGCagctccctcttctcccaggGCTCCGGCCAGCCGGGCAGCAATTCACTGGGCTTCGGAGGGAGCAGCTCCCTGGGGGCGACCCTTGGCTCGACACTGGGGGGCTTTGGCACTGCAG TGGCGAACTCGAACACCGGCAGTGGCTCGCGCCGGGACTCTCTGACTGGCAGCTCGGACCTGTACAAGAGAACCCCCAGCAGCTTGACTCCCATTGGACACGGCTTTTACAATGGCCTTAGCTTCTCCTCCTCCCCGGGGCCGGTGGGAATGCCTCTGCCTAACCAGGGACCCAGCCACTCACTCACCCCGCCCCCCTCGCTGTCCACACACGGCTCCTCATCCAGCCTCAACTTGG GTGGCCTGACTAATGGCAGTGGGCGCTACATCTCTGCAGCCCCTGGTGCGGAGGCCAAGTACCGCAGCGCCAGCAGCGGCTCCAGCCTGttcagccccagcagccagctgTTCCCCTCCTCGCGGCTGCGCTACGGCATGTCCGACGTCATGCCCTCCGGACGCAGCCGGCTGCTCGAGGACTTCCGCAACAACCGCTACCCCAACCTGCAGCTGCGCGAGATCGCCGGGCACATCATGGAGTTCTCTCAGGACCAGCACGGATCAAG ATTCATTCAGCTGAAGCTGGAGCGAGCCACCCCAGCAGAGAGGCAGCTGGTCTTCAGTGAGATCCTTCAGGCTGCCTACCAGCTCATGGTGGACGTATTCGGGAATTACGTCATCCAGAAATTTTTTGAA TTTGGGAGCCTGGATCAGAAGCTGGCCCTGGCCGAGCGCATTCGAGGACATGTCCTGTCTCTGGCACTGCAGATGTACGGCTGCCGAGTGATTCAGAAAGCCCTGGAGTTCATTCCCTCAGATCAGCAGGTTATT AGCGAGATGGTACGAGAGCTGGATGGCCACGTCTTGAAGTGTGTGAAAGACCAAAATGGGAACCATGTAGTCCAGAAATGTATCGAGTGTGTACAGCCCCACTCCTTGCAGTTCATCATCGATGCTTTTAAGGGCCAG GTGTTCGCCCTTTCCACTCATCCGTATGGCTGCCGTGTGATCCAGCGCATCCTGGAGCACTGCCTGCCTGAGCAGACCCTgcccatcctggaggagctgcacCAGCACACGGAGCAGCTTGTGCAG GACCAGTATGGAAACTACGTGATCCAGCACGTTCTGGAGCACGGCCGTGCCGAGGACAAGAGCAAGATCGTGGCTGAGATCCGGGGCAATGTTCTGGGACTGAGCCAGCACAAGTTTGCCAG CAACGTGGTGGAGAAGTGTGTGACTCACGCCTCGCGGGCAGAGCGTGCCATGCTGATCGATGAGGTGTGCAGTATGAATGACGGCCCGCACAGTGCCTTATACACCATGATGAAGGACCAGTACGCCAACTATGTGGTGCAGAAAATGATCGACGTCGCGGAGCCAACCCAGCGCAAGATTGTCATGCACAAG ATCCGACCCCACATCGCCACCTTGCGTAAATACACCTATGGCAAGCACATCCTGGCCAAGCTAGAGAAGTACTACATGAAGAACGGCGTGGACCTCAGCCCCATCTGCGGACCGCCCAACGGTATCATGTAA
- the pum1 gene encoding pumilio homolog 1 isoform X6, producing MSVACVLKRKAVLWQDSFSPHLKQHPLETSQPSMPVVLTTGSGAPPAGQTPQPAPPSQPLPAGAHSGQVPGSAGGTGRSQDDAMVDYFFQRQHGEQPGGGGYNNGKHRWPTGDNIHSDNQVRSMDELNHDFQALALEGRAMGEQLLPGKKFWESDDSSKDGPKGIFLDQWRDSAWGASDHSVSQPIMVQRRPGQGFHGSSEVGSVLSPRSESGGLGVSMVEYVLSSSPGEKLDSCLRKAAFGPGDPEVDDNEKREKKPKATFDTDKLGDLKEVEGDVMDKPNGLPVQNGIDVDVKDFSRTPGNCPPPGAEVDLLGPSQNGSEALAQLSNSNGAKPVEDFPSVESQNVPLDHMESVGMEPLQFDYSGNQVPMDSTAATVGLFDYNSQQQLFQRPNALAVQQLTAAQQQQYALAAAQQPHIAGLAPAAFVPNPYIISAAPPGTDPYAAGLAAAATLGPAVVPHQYYGVTPWGVYPANLFQQQAAAAAAASNSANQQAANQNQQGQQQVLRAGGSQRPLTPNQSQQGQQTDQLVAAAAVNSALAFGQGLAAGVPGYPVLAPAAYYDQTGALVVNAGARSGPVRLVAPAPVIISPTAAQAAVAAAAASANGANGGLAGGASGPFRALGNQQPQPQQQPGNNLASSSFYGNNSLNTSSQSSSLFSQGSGQPGSNSLGFGGSSSLGATLGSTLGGFGTAVANSNTGSGSRRDSLTGSSDLYKRTPSSLTPIGHGFYNGLSFSSSPGPVGMPLPNQGPSHSLTPPPSLSTHGSSSSLNLGGLTNGSGRYISAAPGAEAKYRSASSGSSLFSPSSQLFPSSRLRYGMSDVMPSGRSRLLEDFRNNRYPNLQLREIAGHIMEFSQDQHGSRFIQLKLERATPAERQLVFSEILQAAYQLMVDVFGNYVIQKFFEFGSLDQKLALAERIRGHVLSLALQMYGCRVIQKALEFIPSDQQVISEMVRELDGHVLKCVKDQNGNHVVQKCIECVQPHSLQFIIDAFKGQVFALSTHPYGCRVIQRILEHCLPEQTLPILEELHQHTEQLVQDQYGNYVIQHVLEHGRAEDKSKIVAEIRGNVLGLSQHKFASNVVEKCVTHASRAERAMLIDEVCSMNDGPHSALYTMMKDQYANYVVQKMIDVAEPTQRKIVMHKIRPHIATLRKYTYGKHILAKLEKYYMKNGVDLSPICGPPNGIM from the exons ATGAGCGTTGCGTGTGTGTTGAAGAGAAAAGCAGTGCTCTGGCAGGACTCCTTCAGCCCCCACCTTAAACAGCACCCACTCGAGACAAGCCAGCCCAGCATGCCTGTGGTGTTGACTACGGGATCGGGAGCTCCCCCAGCAGGGCAAACCCCCCAGCCTGCTCCTCCCAGCCAGCCCCTCCCTGCAGGAGCACACTCGGGGCAGGTGCCTGGATCGGCAGGGGGGACGGGGCGCTCCCAGGATGACGCTATGGTGGACTACTTCTTCCAGAGGCAGCATGGGGAGCAGCCCGGCGGAGGGGGGTACAACAACGGCAAACACCGCTGGCCCACTGGCGATAATATTCACTCCGACAATCAG GTGCGGTCAATGGATGAACTGAACCATGATTTCCAGGCCCTGGCATTGGAGGGAAGAGCTATGGGAGAG CAGCTCCTGCCTGGGAAGAAGTTCTGGGAGTCGGATGATTCAAGTAAAGATGGACCAAAAGGGATATTTCTTGACCAGTGGAGGGACAGTGCATGGGGGGCCTCAG ATCATTCAGTCTCCCAGCCAATCATGGTGCAGCGGCGGCCTGGCCAGGGTTTCCACGGCAGCAGCGAGGTGGGCTCAGTGCTGTCGCCGCGGTCGGAGAGCGGGGGTCTTGGGGTCAGCATGGTGGAGTACGTCCTGAGCTCGTCTCCAGGAGAGAAGCTGGACTCCTGCCTCAGGAAGGCAGCTTTT GGCCCTGGAGACCCAGAAGTGGATGAcaatgaaaagagagagaaaaagcccAAGGCTACTTTTGACACTGACAAGCTAGGTGACTTAAAGGAAGTGGAAGGTGATGTGATGGACAAGCCCAACGGCCTGCCAGTGCAGAATGGGATTGATGTGGACGTCAAGGATTTTAG CCGCACACCCGGGAACTGCCCCCCCCCTGGGGCCGAGGTGGACCTCCTGGGCCCGAGCCAGAACGGCTCTGAAGCTCTGGCCCAGCTCTCGAACAGCAACGGGGCGAAGCCGGTGGAGGACTTCCCGAGTGTGGAGTCTCAGAACGTGCCGCTGGACCACATGGAGTCGGTGGGCATGGAGCCTCTGCAGTTTGACTACTCCGGCAACCAGGTGCCCATGGACTCCACTGCGGCCACTGTGGGACTCTTTGACTACAACTCCCAGCAGCAG CTGTTTCAGAGGCCCAACGCCCTGGCTGTCCAGCAGCTGACGGCcgcccagcagcagcagtatgCTTTAGCCGCTGCGCAGCAGCCCCACATAG CAGGTCTTGCTCCCGCTGCCTTTGTCCCAAATCCATACATCATCAGCGCGGCTCCTCCGGGAACAGACCCCTATGCAGCCGGACTTGCCGCTGCAGCCACTCTGG GCCCTGCAGTGGTTCCCCATCAATACTATGGAGTTACCCCCTGGGGAGTGTATCCAGCCAACCTCTTCCAACAGCAGGCTGCAGCGGCTGCTGCAGCAAGCAACTCGGCCAATCAGCAAGCAGCAAACCAGAACCAGCAAGGCCAGCAGCAG gTTCTTCGTGCAGGTGGCAGCCAGCGCCCTTTGACCCCTAACCAGAGCCAGCAAGGGCAGCAAACAGACCAGCTAGTGGCTGCAGCAGCTGTCAACTCTGCCTTAGCCTTCGGACAGGGGCTGGCGGCTGGAGTGCCAG GCTATCCGGTTCTGGCTCCAGCTGCTTATTATGACCAAACAGGAGCCCTGGTAGTGAATGCGGGTGCCAGGAGTGGGCCAGTGCGGCTTGTGGCCCCTGCTCCTGTGATCATCAGCCCCACAGCTGCACAAGCAG CTGTagcggcagcagcagcctcTGCCAACGGAGCGAATGGCGGGCTAGCGGGCGGGGCCAGCGGTCCTTTCCGTGCCCTGGGAAACCAGCAGCCCCAGCCGCAGCAACAGCCCGGGAACAACCTGGCGTCCAGCTCCTTCTATGGGAACAACTCGCTCAACACTAGCTCCCAGAGCagctccctcttctcccaggGCTCCGGCCAGCCGGGCAGCAATTCACTGGGCTTCGGAGGGAGCAGCTCCCTGGGGGCGACCCTTGGCTCGACACTGGGGGGCTTTGGCACTGCAG TGGCGAACTCGAACACCGGCAGTGGCTCGCGCCGGGACTCTCTGACTGGCAGCTCGGACCTGTACAAGAGAACCCCCAGCAGCTTGACTCCCATTGGACACGGCTTTTACAATGGCCTTAGCTTCTCCTCCTCCCCGGGGCCGGTGGGAATGCCTCTGCCTAACCAGGGACCCAGCCACTCACTCACCCCGCCCCCCTCGCTGTCCACACACGGCTCCTCATCCAGCCTCAACTTGG GTGGCCTGACTAATGGCAGTGGGCGCTACATCTCTGCAGCCCCTGGTGCGGAGGCCAAGTACCGCAGCGCCAGCAGCGGCTCCAGCCTGttcagccccagcagccagctgTTCCCCTCCTCGCGGCTGCGCTACGGCATGTCCGACGTCATGCCCTCCGGACGCAGCCGGCTGCTCGAGGACTTCCGCAACAACCGCTACCCCAACCTGCAGCTGCGCGAGATCGCCGGGCACATCATGGAGTTCTCTCAGGACCAGCACGGATCAAG ATTCATTCAGCTGAAGCTGGAGCGAGCCACCCCAGCAGAGAGGCAGCTGGTCTTCAGTGAGATCCTTCAGGCTGCCTACCAGCTCATGGTGGACGTATTCGGGAATTACGTCATCCAGAAATTTTTTGAA TTTGGGAGCCTGGATCAGAAGCTGGCCCTGGCCGAGCGCATTCGAGGACATGTCCTGTCTCTGGCACTGCAGATGTACGGCTGCCGAGTGATTCAGAAAGCCCTGGAGTTCATTCCCTCAGATCAGCAGGTTATT AGCGAGATGGTACGAGAGCTGGATGGCCACGTCTTGAAGTGTGTGAAAGACCAAAATGGGAACCATGTAGTCCAGAAATGTATCGAGTGTGTACAGCCCCACTCCTTGCAGTTCATCATCGATGCTTTTAAGGGCCAG GTGTTCGCCCTTTCCACTCATCCGTATGGCTGCCGTGTGATCCAGCGCATCCTGGAGCACTGCCTGCCTGAGCAGACCCTgcccatcctggaggagctgcacCAGCACACGGAGCAGCTTGTGCAG GACCAGTATGGAAACTACGTGATCCAGCACGTTCTGGAGCACGGCCGTGCCGAGGACAAGAGCAAGATCGTGGCTGAGATCCGGGGCAATGTTCTGGGACTGAGCCAGCACAAGTTTGCCAG CAACGTGGTGGAGAAGTGTGTGACTCACGCCTCGCGGGCAGAGCGTGCCATGCTGATCGATGAGGTGTGCAGTATGAATGACGGCCCGCACAGTGCCTTATACACCATGATGAAGGACCAGTACGCCAACTATGTGGTGCAGAAAATGATCGACGTCGCGGAGCCAACCCAGCGCAAGATTGTCATGCACAAG ATCCGACCCCACATCGCCACCTTGCGTAAATACACCTATGGCAAGCACATCCTGGCCAAGCTAGAGAAGTACTACATGAAGAACGGCGTGGACCTCAGCCCCATCTGCGGACCGCCCAACGGTATCATGTAA
- the pum1 gene encoding pumilio homolog 1 isoform X2 — protein sequence MSVACVLKRKAVLWQDSFSPHLKQHPLETSQPSMPVVLTTGSGAPPAGQTPQPAPPSQPLPAGAHSGQVPGSAGGTGRSQDDAMVDYFFQRQHGEQPGGGGYNNGKHRWPTGDNIHSDNQVRSMDELNHDFQALALEGRAMGEQLLPGKKFWESDDSSKDGPKGIFLDQWRDSAWGASDHSVSQPIMVQRRPGQGFHGSSEVGSVLSPRSESGGLGVSMVEYVLSSSPGEKLDSCLRKAAFGPGDPEVDDNEKREKKPKATFDTDKLGDLKEVEGDVMDKPNGLPVQNGIDVDVKDFSRTPGNCPPPGAEVDLLGPSQNGSEALAQLSNSNGAKPVEDFPSVESQNVPLDHMESVGMEPLQFDYSGNQVPMDSTAATVGLFDYNSQQQLFQRPNALAVQQLTAAQQQQYALAAAQQPHIAGLAPAAFVPNPYIISAAPPGTDPYAAGLAAAATLGPAVVPHQYYGVTPWGVYPANLFQQQAAAAAAASNSANQQAANQNQQGQQQPGRTLIGPVHVLRAGGSQRPLTPNQSQQGQQTDQLVAAAAVNSALAFGQGLAAGVPGYPVLAPAAYYDQTGALVVNAGARSGPVRLVAPAPVIISPTAAQAAVAAAAASANGANGGLAGGASGPFRALGNQQPQPQQQPGNNLASSSFYGNNSLNTSSQSSSLFSQGSGQPGSNSLGFGGSSSLGATLGSTLGGFGTAVANSNTGSGSRRDSLTGSSDLYKRTPSSLTPIGHGFYNGLSFSSSPGPVGMPLPNQGPSHSLTPPPSLSTHGSSSSLNLGGLTNGSGRYISAAPGAEAKYRSASSGSSLFSPSSQLFPSSRLRYGMSDVMPSGRSRLLEDFRNNRYPNLQLREIAGHIMEFSQDQHGSRFIQLKLERATPAERQLVFSEILQAAYQLMVDVFGNYVIQKFFEFGSLDQKLALAERIRGHVLSLALQMYGCRVIQKALEFIPSDQQVISEMVRELDGHVLKCVKDQNGNHVVQKCIECVQPHSLQFIIDAFKGQVFALSTHPYGCRVIQRILEHCLPEQTLPILEELHQHTEQLVQDQYGNYVIQHVLEHGRAEDKSKIVAEIRGNVLGLSQHKFASNVVEKCVTHASRAERAMLIDEVCSMNDGPHSALYTMMKDQYANYVVQKMIDVAEPTQRKIVMHKIRPHIATLRKYTYGKHILAKLEKYYMKNGVDLSPICGPPNGIM from the exons ATGAGCGTTGCGTGTGTGTTGAAGAGAAAAGCAGTGCTCTGGCAGGACTCCTTCAGCCCCCACCTTAAACAGCACCCACTCGAGACAAGCCAGCCCAGCATGCCTGTGGTGTTGACTACGGGATCGGGAGCTCCCCCAGCAGGGCAAACCCCCCAGCCTGCTCCTCCCAGCCAGCCCCTCCCTGCAGGAGCACACTCGGGGCAGGTGCCTGGATCGGCAGGGGGGACGGGGCGCTCCCAGGATGACGCTATGGTGGACTACTTCTTCCAGAGGCAGCATGGGGAGCAGCCCGGCGGAGGGGGGTACAACAACGGCAAACACCGCTGGCCCACTGGCGATAATATTCACTCCGACAATCAG GTGCGGTCAATGGATGAACTGAACCATGATTTCCAGGCCCTGGCATTGGAGGGAAGAGCTATGGGAGAG CAGCTCCTGCCTGGGAAGAAGTTCTGGGAGTCGGATGATTCAAGTAAAGATGGACCAAAAGGGATATTTCTTGACCAGTGGAGGGACAGTGCATGGGGGGCCTCAG ATCATTCAGTCTCCCAGCCAATCATGGTGCAGCGGCGGCCTGGCCAGGGTTTCCACGGCAGCAGCGAGGTGGGCTCAGTGCTGTCGCCGCGGTCGGAGAGCGGGGGTCTTGGGGTCAGCATGGTGGAGTACGTCCTGAGCTCGTCTCCAGGAGAGAAGCTGGACTCCTGCCTCAGGAAGGCAGCTTTT GGCCCTGGAGACCCAGAAGTGGATGAcaatgaaaagagagagaaaaagcccAAGGCTACTTTTGACACTGACAAGCTAGGTGACTTAAAGGAAGTGGAAGGTGATGTGATGGACAAGCCCAACGGCCTGCCAGTGCAGAATGGGATTGATGTGGACGTCAAGGATTTTAG CCGCACACCCGGGAACTGCCCCCCCCCTGGGGCCGAGGTGGACCTCCTGGGCCCGAGCCAGAACGGCTCTGAAGCTCTGGCCCAGCTCTCGAACAGCAACGGGGCGAAGCCGGTGGAGGACTTCCCGAGTGTGGAGTCTCAGAACGTGCCGCTGGACCACATGGAGTCGGTGGGCATGGAGCCTCTGCAGTTTGACTACTCCGGCAACCAGGTGCCCATGGACTCCACTGCGGCCACTGTGGGACTCTTTGACTACAACTCCCAGCAGCAG CTGTTTCAGAGGCCCAACGCCCTGGCTGTCCAGCAGCTGACGGCcgcccagcagcagcagtatgCTTTAGCCGCTGCGCAGCAGCCCCACATAG CAGGTCTTGCTCCCGCTGCCTTTGTCCCAAATCCATACATCATCAGCGCGGCTCCTCCGGGAACAGACCCCTATGCAGCCGGACTTGCCGCTGCAGCCACTCTGG GCCCTGCAGTGGTTCCCCATCAATACTATGGAGTTACCCCCTGGGGAGTGTATCCAGCCAACCTCTTCCAACAGCAGGCTGCAGCGGCTGCTGCAGCAAGCAACTCGGCCAATCAGCAAGCAGCAAACCAGAACCAGCAAGGCCAGCAGCAG ccAGGCAGAACACTGATAGGTCCAGTACAC gTTCTTCGTGCAGGTGGCAGCCAGCGCCCTTTGACCCCTAACCAGAGCCAGCAAGGGCAGCAAACAGACCAGCTAGTGGCTGCAGCAGCTGTCAACTCTGCCTTAGCCTTCGGACAGGGGCTGGCGGCTGGAGTGCCAG GCTATCCGGTTCTGGCTCCAGCTGCTTATTATGACCAAACAGGAGCCCTGGTAGTGAATGCGGGTGCCAGGAGTGGGCCAGTGCGGCTTGTGGCCCCTGCTCCTGTGATCATCAGCCCCACAGCTGCACAAGCAG CTGTagcggcagcagcagcctcTGCCAACGGAGCGAATGGCGGGCTAGCGGGCGGGGCCAGCGGTCCTTTCCGTGCCCTGGGAAACCAGCAGCCCCAGCCGCAGCAACAGCCCGGGAACAACCTGGCGTCCAGCTCCTTCTATGGGAACAACTCGCTCAACACTAGCTCCCAGAGCagctccctcttctcccaggGCTCCGGCCAGCCGGGCAGCAATTCACTGGGCTTCGGAGGGAGCAGCTCCCTGGGGGCGACCCTTGGCTCGACACTGGGGGGCTTTGGCACTGCAG TGGCGAACTCGAACACCGGCAGTGGCTCGCGCCGGGACTCTCTGACTGGCAGCTCGGACCTGTACAAGAGAACCCCCAGCAGCTTGACTCCCATTGGACACGGCTTTTACAATGGCCTTAGCTTCTCCTCCTCCCCGGGGCCGGTGGGAATGCCTCTGCCTAACCAGGGACCCAGCCACTCACTCACCCCGCCCCCCTCGCTGTCCACACACGGCTCCTCATCCAGCCTCAACTTGG GTGGCCTGACTAATGGCAGTGGGCGCTACATCTCTGCAGCCCCTGGTGCGGAGGCCAAGTACCGCAGCGCCAGCAGCGGCTCCAGCCTGttcagccccagcagccagctgTTCCCCTCCTCGCGGCTGCGCTACGGCATGTCCGACGTCATGCCCTCCGGACGCAGCCGGCTGCTCGAGGACTTCCGCAACAACCGCTACCCCAACCTGCAGCTGCGCGAGATCGCCGGGCACATCATGGAGTTCTCTCAGGACCAGCACGGATCAAG ATTCATTCAGCTGAAGCTGGAGCGAGCCACCCCAGCAGAGAGGCAGCTGGTCTTCAGTGAGATCCTTCAGGCTGCCTACCAGCTCATGGTGGACGTATTCGGGAATTACGTCATCCAGAAATTTTTTGAA TTTGGGAGCCTGGATCAGAAGCTGGCCCTGGCCGAGCGCATTCGAGGACATGTCCTGTCTCTGGCACTGCAGATGTACGGCTGCCGAGTGATTCAGAAAGCCCTGGAGTTCATTCCCTCAGATCAGCAGGTTATT AGCGAGATGGTACGAGAGCTGGATGGCCACGTCTTGAAGTGTGTGAAAGACCAAAATGGGAACCATGTAGTCCAGAAATGTATCGAGTGTGTACAGCCCCACTCCTTGCAGTTCATCATCGATGCTTTTAAGGGCCAG GTGTTCGCCCTTTCCACTCATCCGTATGGCTGCCGTGTGATCCAGCGCATCCTGGAGCACTGCCTGCCTGAGCAGACCCTgcccatcctggaggagctgcacCAGCACACGGAGCAGCTTGTGCAG GACCAGTATGGAAACTACGTGATCCAGCACGTTCTGGAGCACGGCCGTGCCGAGGACAAGAGCAAGATCGTGGCTGAGATCCGGGGCAATGTTCTGGGACTGAGCCAGCACAAGTTTGCCAG CAACGTGGTGGAGAAGTGTGTGACTCACGCCTCGCGGGCAGAGCGTGCCATGCTGATCGATGAGGTGTGCAGTATGAATGACGGCCCGCACAGTGCCTTATACACCATGATGAAGGACCAGTACGCCAACTATGTGGTGCAGAAAATGATCGACGTCGCGGAGCCAACCCAGCGCAAGATTGTCATGCACAAG ATCCGACCCCACATCGCCACCTTGCGTAAATACACCTATGGCAAGCACATCCTGGCCAAGCTAGAGAAGTACTACATGAAGAACGGCGTGGACCTCAGCCCCATCTGCGGACCGCCCAACGGTATCATGTAA